One window of the Mixophyes fleayi isolate aMixFle1 chromosome 6, aMixFle1.hap1, whole genome shotgun sequence genome contains the following:
- the LOC142160025 gene encoding uncharacterized protein LOC142160025, protein MKMDKDQMRLTERILNITLEIIYLLTGENYTVVEKTSGEHVTPSSSSHVSGGWSRTQSPIMEPPPHSLIHERNNDQRILELTNKIIQLLTGEVPIRCQDVTVYFSMEEWEYLEGHKDLYKDVMMETDWPLTSIADLTEARNKSEGSGIPISSLDRMNKDDIVRSIETANYSSSEKQGTIIWLENVTKKSSSFQEGHFPYTGLYAHTDQTQNTSTHIKEEPISYEKGNIPYIYTPKDHTQYTSSHIKEEPISYEKGNQNAANCYKRINKCNSVLLDHTYAQSYLMKKSLMGEEGNLSEIYTLTDAQYSSPIKDESVSCEENLIYSDLYTPSGHIQYTSICIKEESIPCEEDLTDTDIYALTDHTQYISTSSKEESASRTEGYHTDTDVYTHTDNAQHISTPKEVQRKNEQGHQSIGTSFLCFECGKCFKCKSGLVTHKKIHTLHKSHTCSECGKCFISHSKLLRHKKIHTQEKPYSCPDCGKCFTKTSNLTTHQKIHTRKNLCSCVNCGKCFSSNSNLLRHQKIHIGEKPNYCPVCDTSFTINSELVKHQSIHTEEKPYSCSECGKCFMKRRNLTNHQTIHTRKNPNFCTECRKYFISHAYLARHMKMHTRKKRSRSCPLCGKHFISNIELAVHQRIHTGEEPRCNSEWRKCFIRKLGAVIQQRSHTEDKPYLCSECGECFAKKLQLFRHQKIHKDGKS, encoded by the exons ATGAAGATGGACAAAGATCAGATGCGCTTAACTGAGAGAATATTAAATATCACGCTGGAAAtaatctacctgctgactggagag AATTACACAGTAGTGGAGAAGACATCTGGTGAGCATGTGACACCCAGCAGCAGCTCCCATGTGTCAGGAGGatggagcaggacccagagccccatcatggaacctccacctcactcactgatacatgagagaaacaatgaccagaggattctagaactcaccaacaagatcattcagctgctgactggagag gttcctataaggtgtcaggatgtcactgtctatttctccatggaggagtgggagtatttagaaggacacaaggatctgtacaaggacgtcATGATGGAAACTGACTGGCCCCTCACATCAATCG CAGATTTAACGGAGGCCAGAAATAAGTCTGAAGGATCTGGCATCCCTATTTCTTCACTGGATCGTATGAATAAAGATGATATTGTTAGAAGTATAGAAACTGCAAACTACTCATCATCAGAGAAACAAGGCACTATCATCTGGCTGGAGAATGTTACTAAGAAATCAAGTTCATTTCAGGAAGGTCATTTCCCGTACACTGGTCTTTACGCACACACAGATCAGACACAAAATACATCAACTCACATTAAAGAGGAACCAATATCATATGAAAAAGGAAATATCCCATATATTTATACACCCaaagatcatacacaatatacatctagtCATATCAAAGAGGAACCAATATCATATGAAAAAGGAAACCAAAATGCAGCTAACTGTTATAAAcgcataaataaatgtaattcggTCCTTTTAGACCATACGTACGCACAGAGTTATTTAATGAAGAAATCATTAATGGGTGAAGAAGGAAATCTCTCTGAGATTTATACACTCACAGATGCACAATATTCATCTCCTATTAAGGATGAATCCGTCTCGTGTGAAGAAAATCTCATATACTCTGACCTTTATACACCGTCAGGTCATATACAGTACACATCTATTTGTATTAAGGAGGAATCAATCCCATGTGAAGAAgacctcacagacactgatatTTATGCTCTCACggatcacacacaatatatatctaCTTCTAGTAAGGAGGAATCCGCCTCGCGTACAGAAGGGTATCACACAGACACTGAtgtttatacacacacagataatgCACAACATATATCTACTCCTAAGGAGGTgcagaggaaaaatgagcagggaCATCAATCGATAGGCACGTCATTCTTGTGTTttgaatgtgggaagtgttttaaatgtaaatCGGGACTTGTTACACATAAGAAAATTCACACATTGCACAAATCACAcacttgttctgaatgtggaaaatgttttatcagTCACTCAAAGCTTCTACGTCATAAAAAGATTCATACacaagagaaaccatattcttgtcctgactgtgggaagtgttttacaaAAACATCAAATCTTACTACTCATCAGAAAATCCACACTAGAAAGAATCTATGTTCTTGTGTCaactgtggaaaatgttttagcaGTAATTCAAATCTTCTtagacatcagaaaattcacatagGAGAGAAACCAAATTATTGCCCTGTATGTGACACCTCTTTTACCATTAACTCAGAACTTGTCAAGCATCAAAGTATTCACACAGaggagaaaccatattcttgctctgaatgtggaaaatgttttatgaaAAGACGAAATCTTACTAATCATCAGACAATCCACACCAGAAAGAATCCAAATTTTTGTACAGAgtgtagaaaatattttattagtcaTGCATATCTTGCAAGACATATGAAAATGCACACAAGGAAGAAGAGGTCACGTTCTTGTCCTTTATGTGGGAAGCATTTTATCAGTAACATAGAACTTGCTGTACAccaaagaattcacacaggagaagaACCAAGGTGTAATTCTGAATGGCGGAAATGTTTTATCCGTAAGTTAGGTGCTGTTATACAGCAGAGAAGCCACACAGAGGATAAACCATATTTGTGCTCGGAATGTGGGGaatgttttgcaaaaaaattacAACTTTTTCGTCACCAAAAAATTCACAAAGACGGGAAATCATAA